Proteins co-encoded in one Kribbella solani genomic window:
- a CDS encoding alpha/beta fold hydrolase: MIDVAVTRLPATDRKHRQGSVAVLPGGPGGSGYLDPILRVVLRNDEFAKLNRQYDVIGFDPRGVGSSTKVACAPGPMGPTRPGPLTKAAAKQIYDAQVTANQRCSTSDPAFLGQLTTQNVARDVDRVRSALGIRALNLIGLSWGRIWGSSTAVPSRPTPGGSSWTARRRRGPSWTGTSWRVPRPRNATSPGWRPGSPATTRRTTWAVPRGRYAPRSSGSSARTTGTRRLTAISRRRSTAPPSPTWPAAPARTGPGRVRP; encoded by the coding sequence ATGATCGACGTCGCGGTGACCCGGCTGCCGGCCACTGACCGCAAGCACCGGCAGGGCAGCGTTGCCGTGCTGCCAGGTGGGCCGGGCGGCAGCGGGTACCTGGACCCGATCTTGCGCGTGGTGTTGCGGAACGACGAGTTCGCCAAGCTCAACCGTCAGTACGACGTGATCGGGTTCGACCCGCGGGGCGTCGGCTCCAGCACCAAGGTCGCCTGCGCGCCCGGTCCGATGGGTCCGACGCGGCCGGGCCCGTTGACGAAGGCCGCGGCGAAGCAGATCTACGACGCGCAGGTCACCGCGAACCAGCGGTGCTCGACCTCCGATCCGGCGTTTCTCGGGCAGCTCACGACCCAGAACGTGGCGCGGGATGTCGACCGGGTGCGGTCCGCGCTGGGGATTCGTGCGCTCAACCTGATCGGGTTGTCCTGGGGACGTATCTGGGGATCGTCTACCGCAGTACCTTCCCGGCCCACACCGGGCGGGTCTTCCTGGACAGCCCGGCGCCGCCGTGGACCGAGCTGGACCGGCACATCCTGGAGAGTGCCGCGGCCCAGGAACGCAACTTCGCCCGGATGGCGGCCTGGCTCGCCCGCCACGACGCGACGTACCACCTGGGCAGTACCGCGCGGAAGGTACGCGCCGAGGTCCTCCGGCTCGTCCGCGCGTACGACCGGAACCCGAAGACTTACAGCGATTTCCCGTCGCCGATCGACGGCTCCACCATCGCCGACCTGGCCGGCCGCGCCGGCACGGACTGGCCCCGGGCGGGTCAGGCCCTGA
- a CDS encoding alpha/beta hydrolase, which produces MPPTVKDLFGARRPAPGTPEATNFTMNWAVSCNEDGSRSSFEASWRDYQQLQKTSPVTGRRWGPPARCAGWSLPVQHPTLRHSDGSLILAAHLYENMSVYAWALETRKAVGGTVYTIPDDAHVATTKVPRCAAEVVTYFVSGARPRPCPGLQPPA; this is translated from the coding sequence GTGCCGCCGACCGTCAAGGACCTGTTCGGCGCCCGCCGACCGGCCCCCGGAACCCCCGAAGCGACGAACTTCACCATGAACTGGGCCGTCAGCTGCAACGAGGACGGCAGCCGGTCCAGCTTCGAGGCGAGCTGGCGTGACTACCAGCAGCTCCAGAAAACGAGCCCGGTCACCGGCCGGAGGTGGGGACCCCCGGCCCGCTGCGCCGGTTGGTCGCTGCCCGTCCAGCACCCCACGCTCCGGCACTCCGACGGCTCCCTCATCCTGGCCGCCCACCTGTACGAGAACATGTCGGTCTACGCCTGGGCGCTGGAAACGCGGAAAGCCGTCGGCGGCACCGTCTACACGATCCCCGACGACGCTCATGTCGCGACGACCAAGGTCCCGCGGTGCGCCGCGGAAGTGGTTACCTACTTCGTATCCGGTGCTCGTCCCCGACCCTGCCCGGGGCTTCAACCGCCGGCCTGA
- the map gene encoding type I methionyl aminopeptidase — protein sequence MVELKTPAQIEQMRAAGRVVADALAAVRKAASVGVSLRELDEVAREVLRSAGAVSTFDGYQPGFAPAPFSGVICTSVNDAVLHGLPSDLRLQDGDLLNVDCGASVDGWCADAATSFCVGTPRAEDLDLIATTERALAAGIAAAVDGGRITDIGAAIGRIGKDAGLGTNLDFGGHGIGRRMHEEPHLANGGRAGRGLKLRAGHVFAIEPWFWTGPSSAYRIDPDGWTLRSTDHTRGAHAEHTVAITPEGPRILTSQ from the coding sequence ATGGTCGAGCTGAAGACACCCGCGCAGATCGAGCAGATGCGGGCCGCCGGGCGGGTGGTCGCCGACGCGCTGGCGGCGGTGCGGAAGGCGGCCTCGGTCGGCGTCTCGTTGCGCGAGCTCGACGAGGTCGCGCGGGAGGTGCTGCGCTCGGCCGGCGCGGTTTCGACCTTCGACGGGTACCAGCCCGGGTTCGCGCCGGCGCCGTTCAGTGGCGTGATCTGTACGTCGGTGAACGACGCCGTGCTGCACGGGTTGCCATCGGATCTTCGGCTGCAGGACGGCGATCTGCTCAACGTGGATTGTGGCGCGTCGGTCGACGGCTGGTGCGCGGACGCGGCGACGAGCTTCTGCGTCGGTACACCGCGGGCCGAGGACCTGGATCTGATCGCGACCACCGAGCGAGCCCTCGCCGCCGGTATCGCGGCCGCGGTCGACGGCGGCCGGATCACCGACATCGGCGCCGCGATCGGCCGGATCGGCAAGGACGCCGGCCTCGGGACCAACCTCGACTTCGGCGGGCACGGCATCGGCCGCCGGATGCACGAGGAGCCGCACCTGGCCAACGGCGGTCGCGCCGGCCGCGGCCTCAAGCTCCGCGCCGGCCACGTCTTCGCCATCGAGCCCTGGTTCTGGACCGGCCCCAGCTCCGCCTACCGCATCGACCCCGACGGCTGGACCCTCCGCTCCACCGACCACACCCGCGGCGCCCACGCCGAACACACCGTCGCCATCACCCCGGAAGGCCCGCGAATCCTCACCTCGCAGTGA
- a CDS encoding rRNA adenine N(6)-methyltransferase family protein: protein MPASGQARGAWGWHPLDSRWAQRVVDAAEVEPGELVLDVGAGLGALTAPLVRAGARVIAVELHPGRADRLRRRFADAPVTVVRADAGDLRLPSRSFRVVSSPPYNISTLLLKRLLAPGTRLVSADLVLQRQVANRWVRGDAPGANRWFRHYDPSIGLRLPRKAFTPPPHVDSAVLVLRKR from the coding sequence GTGCCCGCCTCCGGGCAGGCGAGGGGTGCCTGGGGATGGCATCCGCTCGATAGTCGCTGGGCCCAACGCGTCGTCGACGCCGCCGAGGTAGAACCCGGCGAACTCGTCCTCGACGTCGGAGCCGGACTGGGCGCGCTGACCGCGCCGCTGGTCCGGGCCGGTGCCCGAGTCATCGCTGTCGAACTCCACCCCGGCCGGGCCGACCGGTTGCGCCGGCGGTTCGCGGACGCGCCGGTGACGGTGGTCCGGGCCGATGCCGGTGACCTGCGGTTGCCGTCACGGTCGTTCCGGGTGGTGTCGAGTCCGCCGTACAACATCTCCACCTTGTTGCTGAAGCGCCTGCTGGCGCCGGGTACCCGCCTGGTGTCAGCGGATCTGGTGCTGCAGCGACAGGTGGCGAATCGGTGGGTACGCGGTGATGCTCCGGGCGCGAACCGGTGGTTCCGTCACTACGACCCTTCGATCGGGCTCCGCCTTCCCCGCAAGGCATTCACCCCGCCTCCACATGTCGACTCAGCAGTCCTGGTACTGCGCAAACGCTGA
- a CDS encoding ABC transporter ATP-binding protein translates to MKQILPVAGSAEIRRHARRLARRHPRTLLAAMLLHALAAVSGLAAPRLIGDLVQNVQHGTTAAKVNLVIAVIAVFIVAQSLLTRWARFKSFALGEQVLAELREEFVDNALALPIGTVERAGTGDLLSRTSRDVDTLSRTVRFAVPETIIAFVTVLFTAVATLLVGVWVLVPLVAMVPLLWLSTKWYLRRAKDGYLRENAAYAQMTSSLAETVEGARTVEALRRYDDRVRRGDADIGGSYNAERYTLFLRTVYFPAAELGYLVPVVGTLLFGGWLHLNGHVSLGAVTAAVLYVNQLIDPVDRLLSWLDELQSGGAAFARLLGISDVPDDRTPSGRTPDGELVEARDVRFSYVEGRDVLHGVDLTIAPGERIAMVGPSGAGKSTLGRLVAGIHPPRTGSVTVGGVGMTDLPLDELRKQVALVTQEHHVFVGTLRDNLSMARPSATDDELLDALGAVDAREWAEALPDGLDTRVGSGQLALTPAQAQQLALARLVLADPHTLVLDEATSLIDPRAARHMERSLAAVLEGRTVIAIAHRLYTAHDADRVAVVEDGRISELGSHDELVARKGSYAALWNSWHG, encoded by the coding sequence ATGAAACAGATCCTGCCCGTCGCCGGGTCGGCCGAGATCCGTCGGCACGCGCGTCGGCTGGCGCGCCGGCATCCCCGTACGCTGCTGGCCGCGATGCTCCTGCACGCGCTGGCAGCGGTGAGCGGTCTGGCGGCGCCGCGGCTGATCGGCGACCTGGTCCAGAACGTGCAGCACGGCACGACCGCTGCCAAGGTCAACCTGGTCATCGCGGTGATCGCCGTCTTCATCGTGGCGCAGTCGCTGCTGACGCGGTGGGCGCGGTTCAAGTCGTTCGCGCTGGGTGAGCAGGTGCTGGCCGAGCTGCGGGAGGAGTTCGTCGACAACGCGCTCGCACTTCCGATCGGCACGGTCGAGCGCGCCGGTACGGGTGATCTGCTGTCGCGGACGTCGCGAGACGTCGACACGTTGTCGCGGACGGTGCGGTTCGCCGTACCGGAGACCATCATCGCGTTCGTCACCGTACTGTTCACGGCCGTCGCCACGCTGCTGGTCGGGGTCTGGGTGCTGGTGCCGCTGGTGGCGATGGTTCCGCTGCTCTGGCTGAGCACGAAGTGGTACCTGCGGCGCGCCAAGGACGGTTACCTGCGCGAGAACGCGGCGTACGCGCAGATGACCAGTTCGCTCGCCGAAACGGTCGAGGGCGCACGTACTGTCGAGGCACTCCGGCGGTACGACGATCGCGTACGCCGGGGCGACGCGGACATCGGCGGGTCGTACAACGCCGAGCGGTACACGCTGTTCCTACGGACCGTGTACTTCCCGGCTGCCGAGCTGGGATACCTGGTGCCAGTGGTCGGCACACTGCTGTTCGGCGGCTGGCTGCACCTCAACGGCCACGTTTCACTCGGCGCGGTCACGGCTGCCGTTCTGTACGTGAACCAGCTGATCGACCCGGTCGACCGCCTGCTCTCCTGGCTGGACGAGCTCCAGTCCGGCGGTGCGGCGTTCGCAAGACTGCTGGGGATCAGCGATGTACCTGACGACCGCACGCCATCCGGGCGTACGCCTGATGGTGAGCTGGTTGAAGCACGTGACGTCAGGTTCTCGTACGTCGAGGGACGGGACGTACTGCACGGTGTCGATCTCACCATCGCACCGGGCGAGCGGATCGCCATGGTCGGACCGTCCGGTGCTGGTAAATCGACACTGGGCCGACTGGTCGCCGGAATCCATCCACCACGAACTGGTTCGGTGACAGTGGGCGGCGTGGGGATGACGGACCTGCCACTGGATGAGCTGCGCAAGCAGGTCGCTCTGGTGACGCAGGAACACCACGTCTTCGTTGGCACGCTGCGGGACAACTTGTCGATGGCACGTCCGTCAGCCACTGATGACGAGCTACTCGATGCGCTCGGCGCGGTGGACGCTCGCGAGTGGGCCGAGGCACTGCCTGACGGTCTGGACACCAGAGTGGGTTCGGGGCAGCTGGCACTGACGCCCGCGCAGGCGCAGCAGCTCGCACTCGCCCGGCTGGTGCTGGCCGATCCGCACACGCTCGTACTGGATGAGGCGACGTCACTGATCGATCCGCGGGCCGCACGGCACATGGAACGCTCGCTGGCCGCCGTACTGGAAGGGCGGACTGTGATCGCGATCGCACACCGGTTGTACACCGCGCACGATGCCGACCGGGTAGCGGTGGTGGAGGACGGCCGCATCTCGGAGCTCGGTAGCCACGACGAGCTGGTCGCCCGTAAAGGCTCGTACGCCGCGCTGTGGAACTCCTGGCACGGCTGA
- a CDS encoding ABC transporter ATP-binding protein: MRHLPLADPGVPNHRSPARYLWWVARGQSRTLAGGMAFGILWMGAQAFIPAILGRAIDEGVAAGDGKRLLQWTALLFAVGVVQAVAGIMRHRFAVTNWLTAAYRTVQVVTRKSADLGATLPKHLATGEVVSVGAGDLSYIGNLMEISARFAGSIVAFFVVAVILLSSSTTLGLVVLIGVPVMLFCLGPMLRPLHRRQSAQREAVGELNSLGSDIVAGLRVLRGIGGEESFSRRYRTESQQVRKAGVRVAGIQSVLDAAQVLLPGIFVVLVVGLGAHFALRGQLSPGSLVAFYGYATFLVLPLRTATEFANQLMRGLVAAGRVNRVLKLRPDITDPEQPVRLPEAGDLVDPVSGVRARDGLLTAIVSAEPDTYAVLADQLGRYDDTSEVRYGGVTLASATRADVRERILVSDTSSQLFTGLLRTELDPDGRRTDEELMTAMRTASAEDVLVALPDGLDSEVEEKGRSFSGGQRQRLVLVRALLADPSVLVLVEPTSAVDAHTEARIADRLRDHRAGRSTVVLTASPLLLDRVDEVIFVAAGRVAAVGRHRELLDSNPRYRRTVTRQTDDETEPETEEEEALR; the protein is encoded by the coding sequence ATGAGACATCTGCCGCTCGCCGATCCCGGCGTCCCGAACCATCGCTCGCCGGCCCGCTACCTGTGGTGGGTCGCCCGCGGGCAGTCCCGTACGCTCGCCGGCGGGATGGCGTTCGGCATTCTCTGGATGGGCGCGCAGGCGTTCATCCCGGCGATCCTCGGCCGGGCCATCGACGAGGGGGTCGCGGCCGGCGACGGCAAGCGGTTGCTGCAGTGGACCGCCCTGCTCTTCGCGGTCGGCGTGGTGCAGGCGGTCGCCGGCATCATGCGGCACCGGTTCGCGGTCACCAACTGGCTCACCGCGGCGTACCGGACGGTCCAGGTGGTGACCCGGAAGTCGGCGGACCTGGGCGCGACGCTGCCGAAGCACCTGGCCACCGGAGAGGTTGTCAGCGTCGGCGCCGGCGACCTGTCGTACATCGGTAACCTGATGGAGATCTCGGCCCGGTTCGCCGGCTCGATCGTGGCGTTCTTCGTGGTCGCGGTGATCCTGCTGTCGTCGTCGACCACGCTCGGTCTGGTGGTACTGATCGGCGTACCGGTGATGCTCTTCTGCCTCGGCCCGATGCTCCGGCCGCTGCACCGGCGCCAGTCCGCGCAACGCGAGGCGGTCGGCGAGCTGAACTCATTGGGCTCCGACATCGTCGCCGGTCTGAGGGTGCTGCGTGGCATCGGCGGTGAAGAGTCGTTCTCCCGGCGGTACCGGACGGAGTCGCAGCAGGTCCGGAAGGCCGGTGTGCGGGTGGCCGGCATCCAGTCCGTGCTGGACGCCGCCCAGGTGCTGCTACCGGGCATCTTCGTGGTGCTGGTGGTCGGTCTGGGCGCGCACTTCGCGCTACGCGGTCAGCTCAGCCCGGGGTCACTGGTTGCCTTCTACGGGTACGCGACGTTCCTGGTACTACCGCTCCGGACAGCGACCGAGTTCGCCAACCAGCTGATGCGCGGTCTGGTCGCGGCCGGTCGAGTGAACCGGGTGCTGAAGCTCAGGCCGGACATCACCGACCCGGAGCAGCCAGTGCGGCTGCCGGAAGCCGGTGACCTGGTCGATCCGGTGTCTGGCGTACGCGCACGGGATGGTCTGCTCACTGCGATCGTCTCCGCCGAGCCGGACACCTACGCCGTACTAGCTGACCAGCTGGGCCGCTACGACGACACCAGCGAAGTCCGGTACGGCGGTGTGACGCTGGCCAGTGCGACACGGGCGGACGTACGCGAGCGGATCCTGGTCAGTGACACCAGCTCCCAGCTGTTCACCGGCCTGCTGCGTACTGAGCTGGACCCGGACGGCCGGCGTACTGACGAGGAACTGATGACCGCGATGCGTACGGCGTCGGCCGAGGACGTGCTGGTCGCACTACCGGACGGACTGGACTCGGAGGTCGAGGAGAAGGGCCGCTCGTTCTCCGGTGGGCAGCGGCAACGACTGGTACTTGTCCGCGCTCTACTCGCTGACCCGTCCGTACTCGTGCTGGTCGAGCCGACATCGGCTGTGGACGCACACACCGAGGCACGGATCGCGGACCGGCTGCGCGACCACCGGGCCGGCCGCAGCACCGTCGTACTGACCGCCAGCCCACTGCTGCTGGACCGGGTCGACGAGGTGATCTTCGTAGCGGCCGGTCGGGTGGCGGCGGTCGGCAGGCACCGCGAGCTACTCGACTCCAACCCGCGCTACCGCCGGACCGTGACCCGCCAGACCGACGACGAGACAGAACCCGAGACCGAGGAAGAGGAGGCCCTGCGATGA
- a CDS encoding glycerophosphodiester phosphodiesterase, whose product MLVIAHRGASGYRPEHTPAAYRLGAVQGADYLEPDLVATLDGVLVCRHENEISSTTDVADHPVFADRKITKIVDGTAVTGWFVEDFTYAELRTLRAKERMPALRASNTAYDGLEEVPTFDEVVALARRESARLGRPIGVIPELKHPAYFRRLGLPLEELLTERIVALGLRADEIMVQSFEPTSLRRLAVMTRVPLVQLIDSESAPNDFLRTGDGRSYADLLAPSGLREVATYAQVLAPHKDLVIPRTADGCLGEPTRLVDQAHRAGLAVQAWTFRAERRFLPTATDFATEVTRFAALGLQGVFADHPDQAVAVLRGAALNV is encoded by the coding sequence ATGTTGGTGATCGCGCATCGGGGAGCGAGTGGCTACCGCCCGGAACACACACCGGCCGCGTACCGGCTGGGAGCGGTACAGGGCGCCGACTACCTGGAGCCCGACCTGGTAGCCACGCTGGACGGCGTCCTGGTCTGCCGGCACGAGAACGAGATCTCCAGTACTACTGACGTGGCTGATCACCCGGTGTTCGCGGACCGGAAGATCACCAAGATCGTCGACGGGACGGCTGTTACCGGCTGGTTCGTGGAGGACTTCACGTACGCGGAGCTGCGGACGCTGCGCGCCAAGGAGCGGATGCCGGCGCTGCGGGCGAGCAACACGGCGTACGACGGGCTGGAGGAGGTACCGACCTTCGACGAGGTGGTAGCCCTGGCCCGGCGCGAGTCGGCGCGGCTCGGGCGGCCGATCGGGGTCATCCCCGAGCTGAAGCACCCGGCGTACTTCCGGCGGCTCGGTCTGCCACTGGAGGAGCTACTGACCGAGCGGATCGTGGCACTGGGACTGCGTGCGGACGAGATCATGGTGCAGTCGTTCGAACCGACCAGTCTGCGTCGGCTGGCGGTGATGACGCGGGTACCGCTGGTACAGCTGATCGACTCGGAGAGCGCACCGAACGACTTCCTGCGTACTGGTGACGGTCGCTCGTACGCTGATCTGCTTGCACCGTCCGGGTTGCGGGAGGTCGCTACGTACGCGCAGGTGCTGGCGCCGCACAAGGACCTGGTGATTCCGCGAACTGCTGACGGGTGTCTGGGGGAGCCGACTCGTCTGGTTGATCAGGCACACCGTGCCGGTCTGGCGGTGCAGGCCTGGACGTTCCGGGCGGAGCGGCGCTTCCTACCTACCGCGACTGACTTCGCTACCGAAGTCACCCGGTTCGCCGCGCTGGGGCTGCAGGGCGTCTTCGCTGACCACCCTGACCAGGCTGTTGCCGTACTACGAGGAGCTGCGCTCAACGTGTGA
- a CDS encoding PspC domain-containing protein: MTNSNAPFQNLSGKILRRSANQRMLSGVSGGIAEYLNVDVTLVRLGWVGLTLITGGAAMIGYAVAWIVIPESDGKAVWQNVQQTVNHNQNTTENDIAARLYDDTSNNTGTKPPAA; the protein is encoded by the coding sequence GTCCGGCAAGATCCTGCGGCGGTCCGCCAACCAGCGGATGCTGTCGGGTGTCTCCGGTGGTATCGCCGAGTACCTGAACGTCGACGTCACGCTGGTCCGGCTCGGCTGGGTCGGGCTGACGCTGATCACCGGTGGTGCCGCCATGATCGGGTACGCGGTCGCCTGGATCGTGATTCCCGAGTCCGACGGCAAGGCCGTGTGGCAGAACGTTCAGCAGACGGTCAACCACAACCAGAACACGACCGAGAACGACATCGCCGCCCGCCTCTACGACGACACCAGCAACAACACCGGCACCAAGCCCCCGGCGGCGTGA